Genomic segment of Candidatus Bipolaricaulota bacterium:
TCGTACTCAAGGCCGGCAAATCAGCGTTCAAGGACAGACGAGCAAAAAAAAGAACGGCCAGAGCGCTCTGGCAAATCAAATTAAACGCGGCCGCCAGAGAACACGGGCTCAGCTACAGCCAATTCATCAAAAAATTAAAGGACAAAAAAGTTGAGCTCGACAGAAAAGTCTTGGCCGACCTGGCTGAGAATCATCCGAAAATATTCGAAAAGATCATCA
This window contains:
- the rplT gene encoding 50S ribosomal protein L20, with the translated sequence MPRVKRGKSHLKKRKSLLSKTKGFRHGKKKLIKQAKTVVLKAGKSAFKDRRAKKRTARALWQIKLNAAAREHGLSYSQFIKKLKDKKVELDRKVLADLAENHPKIFEKIIKEIS